A genomic window from Candidatus Pelagisphaera phototrophica includes:
- a CDS encoding efflux RND transporter permease subunit: MERNPYNDTSSATGIIAWFARNHVAANLLMFAIVVVGIVVARNIRQEIYPLFQVDTVEVDMQYRGASPEEVEQSIILPIESELRGLELTRRIESTASEGRASVSVEIMPSFDRNRALQEVTAAVARISLFPDEIEPPRVSLGTSRRRGVSYVAVCGDVDERTLAQFARQIEDGLLAQPEISLVELDGVRRPEILVEVPQAQLRSLDLTLGEIARAIEQSAQDVPAGTMKTTGGDILLKTTERRYFGSEFANLPIKSSNTGGEIRLGDIATIEDGFEETKRESYYNGKPTVSLSVYASENQPPMAVSEAVNRYIEQVSPTLPRSVLVEVRYDRTEDYQERINLLKYNGTVGLLLVLLALGFLLELRVAFWTAVGIPVSILGSLILLPVMDASVNMISVFGFIVTLGIVVDDAVVVGEDIFHKLTHGMSRLDAAVAGVKEMTIPVIFAVSTNIIAFLPLFFVPGESGRFLHVLPAVIIAVFTVSLVEVLLILPSHLAFGRKNRREGSFFTRFDQAQTRLRIRLDAAMERFYRPILDTAIRLRYITITVFAASLLVLIGYTMSGRVNFTFNPTIENDYIQAELEMPTGTPVARTREVIFQIEEAAKRAIDKIGEEGIVRNYNVSIARRNTNGARVAVKVVPQSQREVTGAGFVDVWRNEVPEIPDMESLFFDYLVGPGGEAAIYIQLAHPDVGTLRQAAEELGEMLALYPGVTDIRKGFGREMPQISFEIKPAGQALGITARDLGQQIRNAFYGAEALRQPRDREELRVMVRLPQEDRKTLSALEGLLIKGANGAEIPINQAAEIIETTAPVRIDRVDGGRVVNVTANVLSDVTNGNKVLTAMGKSELPQLINRYPGLRYTFEGEQRDQREATRSLSIGLTASLFAIFAIMASILRSYTQATVVLLTIPWGLGSAVLGHIMLGFDLSIYSVLGMIALCGMVVNGGFVLSMTRNRYRERGLDSFESIIQASRRRFRPIFLTAITTFLGLGPMIFETNEQALFLVPMAISLGLGTLGSSLVVLILLPVVFVVIDELQDMIGKAQESNPEVEPELAGAAMQCESQ, encoded by the coding sequence ATGGAACGCAATCCTTACAATGACACATCTTCTGCGACTGGGATTATCGCGTGGTTCGCTCGCAACCATGTAGCCGCCAACTTACTCATGTTTGCGATCGTAGTCGTGGGTATCGTGGTCGCTCGAAATATCCGACAGGAAATCTACCCCCTCTTCCAAGTCGACACAGTAGAGGTGGACATGCAGTACCGTGGCGCTAGCCCGGAAGAGGTAGAGCAGTCTATCATTCTCCCCATTGAATCAGAACTGCGCGGTCTGGAGTTGACACGACGAATAGAGTCGACTGCTTCGGAGGGTAGAGCGTCCGTGTCGGTGGAAATTATGCCGAGCTTCGACCGGAACAGGGCCTTGCAAGAGGTGACTGCCGCGGTGGCCCGCATTAGTCTGTTCCCGGATGAAATCGAACCTCCTCGTGTATCTCTAGGAACCAGCCGTCGAAGAGGCGTCAGCTATGTTGCGGTTTGTGGGGATGTGGACGAACGAACCCTTGCTCAGTTTGCGCGTCAGATTGAAGACGGCCTTTTGGCCCAACCAGAGATTTCTCTCGTTGAATTGGATGGTGTACGTCGCCCGGAAATTTTGGTTGAGGTACCGCAGGCTCAGCTACGCTCGCTGGATCTCACTTTGGGTGAAATTGCTCGGGCGATTGAGCAATCCGCCCAAGACGTGCCTGCGGGGACCATGAAGACGACCGGTGGCGACATTCTTCTAAAGACAACCGAACGTCGCTACTTCGGCAGTGAATTTGCGAATTTGCCAATCAAAAGTAGTAATACGGGTGGAGAGATTCGCCTTGGTGACATTGCTACGATCGAAGATGGTTTCGAAGAAACGAAGCGTGAATCCTACTACAACGGCAAGCCTACGGTTAGCCTCTCGGTTTATGCTTCTGAAAATCAGCCGCCAATGGCGGTATCCGAGGCGGTCAATCGCTACATCGAGCAAGTTTCCCCGACTTTGCCGCGTTCTGTTTTAGTGGAAGTTCGCTACGATCGAACGGAAGACTATCAAGAGCGAATCAATCTACTAAAGTATAATGGAACGGTGGGTCTTCTCCTGGTGCTGCTCGCCCTCGGTTTTCTGCTTGAATTGAGAGTGGCCTTTTGGACGGCGGTCGGAATTCCTGTATCGATTCTTGGTTCACTCATTCTCCTGCCGGTGATGGATGCCAGTGTGAATATGATCTCGGTATTTGGCTTCATCGTGACGTTGGGAATTGTCGTGGATGATGCGGTGGTGGTCGGGGAGGACATTTTCCATAAGTTGACACATGGAATGTCGCGCCTCGATGCAGCAGTTGCCGGTGTCAAGGAGATGACCATTCCTGTCATCTTTGCTGTCAGCACAAATATCATAGCCTTTCTGCCCTTGTTCTTTGTGCCCGGAGAAAGTGGCCGTTTTCTTCATGTACTCCCTGCGGTTATCATAGCGGTCTTTACGGTGTCTCTGGTGGAGGTGCTGTTGATTCTTCCCTCCCACTTGGCATTTGGCCGAAAGAATCGGCGCGAAGGCTCTTTCTTTACTCGGTTTGATCAGGCGCAAACGCGTCTTCGCATTCGTCTCGATGCGGCCATGGAGCGCTTTTATAGGCCGATTCTGGATACAGCGATTCGCTTACGTTATATAACGATCACCGTTTTTGCCGCTTCGCTTCTTGTGTTAATCGGTTACACGATGAGCGGACGAGTGAATTTCACGTTTAATCCAACGATCGAGAACGACTACATTCAGGCAGAGCTGGAAATGCCTACTGGGACACCTGTGGCGCGAACGCGGGAAGTGATATTTCAAATTGAGGAAGCGGCTAAGCGGGCCATTGATAAAATTGGAGAGGAAGGCATCGTTAGAAACTACAACGTCTCTATCGCTAGGCGGAACACGAATGGAGCCCGCGTTGCAGTGAAGGTTGTGCCGCAGAGCCAGCGGGAGGTCACCGGTGCCGGATTCGTGGATGTTTGGCGGAATGAAGTGCCTGAGATTCCAGATATGGAATCCTTGTTTTTCGACTACCTTGTCGGACCAGGGGGCGAAGCTGCCATATATATTCAGTTGGCCCATCCGGATGTGGGAACGTTGCGTCAGGCGGCTGAGGAGCTGGGTGAAATGTTGGCCCTGTATCCGGGCGTAACCGATATTCGGAAGGGTTTTGGCAGGGAAATGCCACAGATCAGTTTTGAGATTAAGCCAGCAGGGCAAGCTTTGGGTATCACTGCCCGCGATTTGGGACAGCAAATTCGAAATGCTTTTTATGGTGCGGAAGCGCTGCGTCAACCTCGAGACCGAGAAGAGCTCAGGGTGATGGTGCGTTTGCCCCAGGAGGATCGTAAGACGTTGAGCGCGTTGGAAGGGTTGTTGATTAAGGGGGCGAATGGGGCGGAGATTCCTATAAACCAAGCTGCTGAGATCATCGAGACGACTGCTCCGGTTCGTATTGATCGCGTTGATGGAGGTCGAGTGGTCAATGTGACTGCGAACGTCTTGTCCGATGTGACCAATGGGAATAAAGTTCTGACAGCAATGGGAAAAAGTGAGCTGCCTCAGTTGATAAATAGGTATCCGGGTTTACGTTACACTTTTGAAGGCGAACAGAGAGACCAGCGTGAAGCTACACGGAGTCTAAGTATCGGACTGACCGCCTCGCTATTTGCAATCTTTGCCATCATGGCTTCCATCCTAAGAAGTTACACTCAGGCTACTGTAGTGCTCCTGACGATTCCTTGGGGACTTGGGTCTGCGGTATTGGGCCACATAATGCTCGGGTTCGATTTGAGCATCTACAGCGTTCTTGGAATGATCGCCCTGTGCGGTATGGTAGTCAATGGTGGGTTTGTCCTCTCTATGACTCGAAATCGGTATAGGGAGCGAGGTCTGGATTCTTTCGAGTCCATCATTCAGGCGTCTCGACGACGCTTTCGTCCTATCTTTCTCACCGCGATAACCACTTTTCTGGGACTGGGTCCGATGATATTCGAAACCAATGAACAAGCGCTGTTTCTCGTTCCCATGGCCATTTCGCTGGGACTAGGGACTCTGGGTTCGAGTCTAGTTGTCTTGATACTCTTGCCGGTGGTTTTCGTGGTAATTGATGAATTGCAGGATATGATTGGTAAAGCGCAGGAGTCTAACCCCGAGGTGGAACCAGAGTTGGCAGGTGCTGCGATGCAGTGCGAAAGCCAGTAG